A part of Aegilops tauschii subsp. strangulata cultivar AL8/78 chromosome 2, Aet v6.0, whole genome shotgun sequence genomic DNA contains:
- the LOC109766575 gene encoding galactinol synthase 2, protein MAPMLKRIAEDEPKKAAYVTFLAGSGDYWKGVVGLAKGLRAVKSAYPLVVAVLPDVPEDHRQKLLAQGCVVREIVPVYPPESQTQFAMAYYVINYSKLRIWEFVEYERMVYLDADIQLYDNIDHLFDLEMGSFYAVMDCFCEKTWSHTPQYEIGYCQQCPDRVVWPERDLGVPPPPLYFNAGMFMHEPSMATAKALLDKLVVTDPTPFAEQDFLNMFFRDVYKPIPPVYNLVLAMLWRHPENIQLHKVKVVHYCAAGSKPWRYTGEEANMDRDDIKMLVKKWWAIYDDESLNYKPAADEAADPLRAALAEVVAVKSFPAPSAA, encoded by the exons ATGGCTCCCATGCTCAAGCGGATCGCCGAGGACGAGCCGAAGAAGGCAGCGTACGTGACCTTCCTCGCCGGCTCCGGCGACTACTGGAAGGGCGTGGTGGGCCTGGCCAAGGGCCTCCGCGCCGTCAAGTCGGCCTACCCGCTCGTGGTGGCCGTGCTCCCTGACGTCCCCGAGGACCACCGCCAGAAGCTGCTCGCCCAGGGCTGCGTCGTCCGCGAGATCGTGCCCGTGTACCCGCCGGAGAGCCAGACCCAGTTCGCCATGGCCTACTACGTCATCAACTACTCCAAGCTCCGCATCTGGGAG TTCGTGGAGTACGAGCGGATGGTGTACCTGGACGCGGACATCCAGTTGTACGACAACATAGACCACCTCTTTGACCTGGAGATGGGCAGCTTCTATGCCGTCATGGACTGCTTCTGCGAGAAGACGTGGAGCCACACCCCGCAGTACGAGATCGGCTACTGCCAGCAGTGCCCGGACCGGGTGGTCTGGCCGGAGCGCGACCTCGGCGTGCCCCCGCCGCCGCTCTACTTCAACGCCGGCATGTTCATGCACGAGCCCAGCATGGCCACCGCCAAGGCCCTGCTCGACAAGCTTGTCGTCACCGACCCCACCCCCTTCGCCGAGCAGGACTTTCTTAACATGTTCTTCAGGGACGTGTACAAGCCCATCCCGCCGGTGTACAACCTCGTGCTCGCCATGCTCTGGAGGCACCCCGAGAACATCCAGCTCCACAAGGTCAAGGTCGTCCACTACTGCGCCGCG GGTTCCAAGCCGTGGAGGTACACCGGCGAGGAGGCCAACATGGACAGGGACGACATCAAGATGCTGGTCAAGAAGTGGTGGGCCATCTACGACGACGAGAGCCTCAACTACAAGCCTGCCGCCGACGAGGCCGCCGACCCGCTGCGTGCTGCCCTCGCCGAGGTCGTCGCCGTCAAGTCCTTCCCGGCGCCATCAGCTGCGTAG
- the LOC109766574 gene encoding uncharacterized protein isoform X2 translates to MFLARRPSGLSNISRLCILHTVSWILSSRRARFSGGSDDATATSLCRLSDLFRPVRMDISRVILRALESGTCSESVELERLDVELDPFVVNLVVRGLSDSETAVRFYLWAESRPGFDHSQFAIAYIVSLLFVDENFALLSEFLGTVRSQGVALHRSLYRILLSGYVRAGKFDSVIETFDEMVMSGCREFGIDYNRYIGVLIKNCCFDLVEKYYGMALSKGFCLTPFTYSRWISALCQSSRIELVEELLADMDRFGCSPDIWACNIYIDYLCKQNRLHDALQMVEKMRGKGTSPDVVTYTTVVGCLCNNKRFSEAVGLWEEMVKMGLKPDVVACGALIFGLCKNSKVEEAFELASRMLSLNIELSVSIYNALISGFWRAGSIDKAYTIISFMRTNGCEPDVVTYNILLNHYCTIGMIEKAEKLITKMETSGVNPDRYSYNQLLKGLCKTHQLDKAFAFVSDHMEVGGFCDIVSCNILIDAFCKAKKVKSALELFKEMDYKGMQADAVTYGTLINGLSSVGYYNIAEELFEQMLKAQIDPNVNLYNIMLHHLCKSNGSP, encoded by the exons ATGTTCTTGGCCAGACGACCATCTGGGTTGTCTAATATCAGCAGGCTCTGCATTCTCCACACCGTTTCTTGGATACTCTCATCGAGGCGGGCACGATTCAGTGGCGGTAGCGATGATGCCACTGCGACTTCTCTCTGCCGGCTGTCAGATCTTTTCCGCCCAGTCCGGATGGACATCAGCCGTGTCATCTTGCGGGCACTTGAATCCGGTACATGTTCGGAGTCGGTGGAGCTGGAGAGGCTTGACGTCGAGCTGGATCCTTTTGTTGTCAACTTGGTGGTCCGTGGCTTGTCGGACTCAGAGACAGCGGTGCGGTTTTACTTGTGGGCAGAGTCCCGTCCGGGATTCGATCATAGCCAGTTTGCAATAGCGTACATTGTGAGCTTGCTGTTTGTAGATGAAAATTTTGCTCTGTTGTCGGAGTTCCTGGGGACAGTGAGGAGCCAAGGGGTGGCACTGCATCGATCACTATATCGGATCCTTTTGTCTGGCTATGTCCGAGCTGGCAAGTTTGATTCGGTCATAGAGACATTTGATGAGATGGTCATGTCAGGTTGCCGTGAGTTTGGTATCGACTACAATAGGTACATAGGTGTTCTAATTAAGAACTGTTGCTTTGATTTAGTGGAGAAGTATTATGGCATGGCGCTCTCGAAAGGTTTTTGTCTGACTCCATTCACTTACTCAAGGTGGATCTCTGCATTGTGTCAATCAAGTAGGATTGAGCTTGTAGAGGAGCTTCTGGCTGACATGGATAGATTTGGCTGTTCTCCAGATATTTGGGCTTGTAATATATACATCGATTATTTGTGTAAACAGAACAGGTTACATGATGCACTGCAGATGGTAGAGAAGATGCGGGGGAAAGGAACCAGCCCAGATGTTGTGACTTATACAACAGTTGTTGGCTGCTTATGTAACAATAAGAGGTTCTCAGAAGCAGTTGGACTTTGGGAAGAAATGGTGAAGATGGGCCTTAAACCAGATGTTGTTGCCTGTGGTGCACTGATCTTTGGGCTGTGCAAGAATAGCAAGGTTGAAGAGGCTTTTGAACTGGCATCAAGGATGTTAAGTCTGAACATAGAACTGAGTGTCTCAATATACAACGCCCTAATAAGTGGCTTCTGGAGAGCTGGGAGCATTGATAAAGCCTACACCATCATATCATTCATGCGGACAAACGGATGTGAGCCAGATGTTGTTACATATAATATCCTCTTGAATCATTACTGCACTATAGGTATGATAGAGAAAGCTGAAAAATTGATAACAAAGATGGAAACAAGCGGTGTAAATCCTGACCGATACAGCTATAATCAGCTGTTGAAAGGGCTCTGCAAAACTCATCAACTGGACAAGGCATTTGCTTTTGTTTCTGATCATATGGAAGTTGGTGGGTTCTGTGATATTGTATCCTGTAACATATTGATTGATGCATTTTGCAAGGCCAAAAAGGTAAAATCTGCACTGGAGCTGTTCAAGGAAATGGATTATAAGGGAATGCAAGCTGATGCTGTGACATATGGGACTCTGATCAATGGTCTTTCCAGTGTAGGATACTATAATATAGCTGAAGAACTTTTTGAGCAGATGCTGAAGGCTCAGATTGACCCTAATGTTAATCTGTACAATATAATGCTTCATCACCTGTGCAAG AGCAATGGAAGCCCTTGA
- the LOC109766574 gene encoding uncharacterized protein isoform X1 has protein sequence MFLARRPSGLSNISRLCILHTVSWILSSRRARFSGGSDDATATSLCRLSDLFRPVRMDISRVILRALESGTCSESVELERLDVELDPFVVNLVVRGLSDSETAVRFYLWAESRPGFDHSQFAIAYIVSLLFVDENFALLSEFLGTVRSQGVALHRSLYRILLSGYVRAGKFDSVIETFDEMVMSGCREFGIDYNRYIGVLIKNCCFDLVEKYYGMALSKGFCLTPFTYSRWISALCQSSRIELVEELLADMDRFGCSPDIWACNIYIDYLCKQNRLHDALQMVEKMRGKGTSPDVVTYTTVVGCLCNNKRFSEAVGLWEEMVKMGLKPDVVACGALIFGLCKNSKVEEAFELASRMLSLNIELSVSIYNALISGFWRAGSIDKAYTIISFMRTNGCEPDVVTYNILLNHYCTIGMIEKAEKLITKMETSGVNPDRYSYNQLLKGLCKTHQLDKAFAFVSDHMEVGGFCDIVSCNILIDAFCKAKKVKSALELFKEMDYKGMQADAVTYGTLINGLSSVGYYNIAEELFEQMLKAQIDPNVNLYNIMLHHLCKVGDLKRAQKIFSHMIQKEILPDTVTYNTLIYWLGKNSRAMEALDLFKDMRTQGVEPDSLTFKYLINGLLDEGRSTLAYEVWEYMMENGIILDREVSERLISVLKLKNK, from the coding sequence ATGTTCTTGGCCAGACGACCATCTGGGTTGTCTAATATCAGCAGGCTCTGCATTCTCCACACCGTTTCTTGGATACTCTCATCGAGGCGGGCACGATTCAGTGGCGGTAGCGATGATGCCACTGCGACTTCTCTCTGCCGGCTGTCAGATCTTTTCCGCCCAGTCCGGATGGACATCAGCCGTGTCATCTTGCGGGCACTTGAATCCGGTACATGTTCGGAGTCGGTGGAGCTGGAGAGGCTTGACGTCGAGCTGGATCCTTTTGTTGTCAACTTGGTGGTCCGTGGCTTGTCGGACTCAGAGACAGCGGTGCGGTTTTACTTGTGGGCAGAGTCCCGTCCGGGATTCGATCATAGCCAGTTTGCAATAGCGTACATTGTGAGCTTGCTGTTTGTAGATGAAAATTTTGCTCTGTTGTCGGAGTTCCTGGGGACAGTGAGGAGCCAAGGGGTGGCACTGCATCGATCACTATATCGGATCCTTTTGTCTGGCTATGTCCGAGCTGGCAAGTTTGATTCGGTCATAGAGACATTTGATGAGATGGTCATGTCAGGTTGCCGTGAGTTTGGTATCGACTACAATAGGTACATAGGTGTTCTAATTAAGAACTGTTGCTTTGATTTAGTGGAGAAGTATTATGGCATGGCGCTCTCGAAAGGTTTTTGTCTGACTCCATTCACTTACTCAAGGTGGATCTCTGCATTGTGTCAATCAAGTAGGATTGAGCTTGTAGAGGAGCTTCTGGCTGACATGGATAGATTTGGCTGTTCTCCAGATATTTGGGCTTGTAATATATACATCGATTATTTGTGTAAACAGAACAGGTTACATGATGCACTGCAGATGGTAGAGAAGATGCGGGGGAAAGGAACCAGCCCAGATGTTGTGACTTATACAACAGTTGTTGGCTGCTTATGTAACAATAAGAGGTTCTCAGAAGCAGTTGGACTTTGGGAAGAAATGGTGAAGATGGGCCTTAAACCAGATGTTGTTGCCTGTGGTGCACTGATCTTTGGGCTGTGCAAGAATAGCAAGGTTGAAGAGGCTTTTGAACTGGCATCAAGGATGTTAAGTCTGAACATAGAACTGAGTGTCTCAATATACAACGCCCTAATAAGTGGCTTCTGGAGAGCTGGGAGCATTGATAAAGCCTACACCATCATATCATTCATGCGGACAAACGGATGTGAGCCAGATGTTGTTACATATAATATCCTCTTGAATCATTACTGCACTATAGGTATGATAGAGAAAGCTGAAAAATTGATAACAAAGATGGAAACAAGCGGTGTAAATCCTGACCGATACAGCTATAATCAGCTGTTGAAAGGGCTCTGCAAAACTCATCAACTGGACAAGGCATTTGCTTTTGTTTCTGATCATATGGAAGTTGGTGGGTTCTGTGATATTGTATCCTGTAACATATTGATTGATGCATTTTGCAAGGCCAAAAAGGTAAAATCTGCACTGGAGCTGTTCAAGGAAATGGATTATAAGGGAATGCAAGCTGATGCTGTGACATATGGGACTCTGATCAATGGTCTTTCCAGTGTAGGATACTATAATATAGCTGAAGAACTTTTTGAGCAGATGCTGAAGGCTCAGATTGACCCTAATGTTAATCTGTACAATATAATGCTTCATCACCTGTGCAAGGTTGGTGATCTCAAACGTGCTCAGAAAATATTCTCGCATATGATTCAGAAGGAAATCTTACCTGACACTGTTACTTATAATACACTCATATATTGGCTTGGAAAAAACTCAAGAGCAATGGAAGCCCTTGATCTCTTCAAGGATATGAGGACACAGGGAGTAGAACCAGATAGCTTGACATTCAAGTATTTGATCAACGGCCTCCTGGACGAGGGAAGATCTACACTAGCTTATGAGGTATGggaatatatgatggaaaatggaATCATTCTCGACAGAGAAGTTTCTGAAAGGTTGATAAGTGTGCTTAAATTGAAGAACAAGTAG